One Watersipora subatra chromosome 4, tzWatSuba1.1, whole genome shotgun sequence genomic window carries:
- the LOC137393346 gene encoding ER membrane protein complex subunit 8-like produces the protein MNSTSYVKMLLHAAKYPHCSVNGLFVRKKSKKEDESSRTPMQAKNCIPLFHGNLTLLPMLELALTEVEAYCEEEGLTVCGYYHIHSDINNTLPDIFTHKLMEKLDENYGNVCLVIVDNRKINNEEDEVPYSTYNYVDGRLVPTSSVFMDTEAAERAGKAIQDGLYRDLVDFDNHLDNISLDWRNEHLDK, from the exons ATGAATTCAACTTCGTATGTCAAGATGCTCCTTCACGCAGCAAAGTATCCGCATTGCTCTGTAAATGGCTTGTTTGTTcgcaaaaaatctaaaaaagaaGACGAAAGCTCTCGAACTCCTATGCaagcaaaaaattgtatacCTCTTTTTCACGGCAATCTAACACTTCTACCCATGCTCGAGTTGGCACTTACGGAG GTAGAAGCTTACTGTGAAGAAGAAGGTTTAACTGTGTGTGGCTACTATCATATACACAGTGACATCAATAATACTTT ACCGGACATCTTTACACACAAACTAATGGAGAAGCTGGATGAAAACTATGGTAATGTCTGCCTTGTAATCGTCGATAACCGCAAGATAAATAACGAGGAGGACGAAGTGccatattcaacatataactaCGTGGATGGAAGGCTTGTACCTACATCTAG TGTCTTCATGGATACTGAAGCCGCTGAACGAGCTGGGAAGGCAATTCAAGATGGTCTGTATCGAGAtctagttgactttgataacCATCTAGATAATATCAGCTTGGATTGGAGGAATGAACATCTGGACAAATGA
- the LOC137393345 gene encoding pyruvate dehydrogenase protein X component-like, whose product MANARAFVTVLKSNLTFYQRCPRRFRILQNSLIDDNCATHYSTSALKLKSEISRSVGPSVRLLLTLYDIDPASVTASGPHHRLLKGDVLQHIADNKLEPKPFQALARQVTTDVVKKDLAVADVVTKSISSPTAPPLVLDDIEYIDSEITSMRKAIAQRVSQSKLNVPHLYASTECLMVKLKDLQQSLAEHGIQVSINDFIIKACATALQRMPNINCSWIEGEIIALNSVDISVAMATDSGLLMPVVPEANTKSLEEISRITKELGLHAEDGTLQSSKMSSGSLTVSNLGMYGVKEFTAVIDPPQATILSVGCEQASLHEGSIVPVLNFSLTYDGRAIEADQAVQFLSVVKRLLENPIEMGL is encoded by the exons ATGGCAAATGCTAGGGCGTTCGTAACAGTTTTAAAATCTAATTTGACCTTTTATCAGCGGTGTCCACGTCGGTTTAGAATTTTGCAAAATTCACTCATTGACGATAACTGTGCAACGCATTATAGCACTTCggcattaaaattaaaaagcgAAATTTCTAG GTCAGTAGGACCTTCTGTTCGTCTGCTGCTCACACTGTATGACATTGACCCGGCCTCAGTGACTGCATCAGGCCCTCATCACAGACTACTTAAAGG AGATGTTCTGCAGCACATAGCGGACAACAAACTGGAACCTAAGCCATTTCAGGCATTGGCTCGTCAAGTTACAACAGATGTGGTTAAGAAAGACCTGGCTGTGGCAGATGTCGTTACAAAAAGTATTTCCTCTCCTACGGCTCCTCCTCTTGTCCTAGATGATATCGAATACATAGACTCAGAAATCACTTCTATGAGAAAAGCTATAGCGCAACGGGTTTCTCAATCTAAG CTCAATGTTCCACATCTCTATGCCTCTACTGAATGTCTGATGGTCAAACTGAAGGATCTGCAGCAGTCATTAGCAGAACATGGAATCCAAGTGTCTATCAATGACTTCATAATCAAGGCATGTGCCACAGCTTTACAG CGAATGCCAAACATCAACTGCTCTTGGATTGAAGGCGAGATCATAGCTCTAAATTCAGTGGACATATCAGTAGCTATGGCTACTGATTCAGGGTTGTTAATGCCAGTAGTACCAGAGGCTAATACTAAATCACTAGAGGAGATATCACGCATTACAAAG GAACTAGGATTACATGCTGAGGATGGCACCCTTCAGTCTAGCAAGATGTCAAGTGGTTCCCTTAC AGTATCGAATCTAGGAATGTACGGGGTAAAGGAGTTCACTGCTGTCATCGACCCTCCACAAGCAACGATATTAAGTGTCGGCTGTGAACAGGCATCATTACACGAAGGCAGCATTGTTCCTGTTTTAAACTTTTCGCTGACATATGATGGCAGGGCGATAGAGGCTGATCAAGCTGTCCAGTTTCTCTCCGTAGTGAAAAGGCTTTTGGAAAATCCAATTGAGATGGGCCTCTAG
- the LOC137394469 gene encoding uncharacterized protein → MVQLFYHDARGKSIRKLLRYEGIPLHVNIFPEENFGTSLSWHWVITVSKWQNKAQVLEIYGNHCRQSKAKVKVLPEGNVVIKGSFKKSKGKLGEHPERSDKFELRLCTAVYEEDFQLGYSMTGSLVETGRFPASHLAIVKRKGY, encoded by the coding sequence ATGGTTCAACTCTTCTACCATGACGCTCGAGGCAAGAGCATCCGGAAATTGCTGAGGTATGAAGGTATTCCGCTGCATGTGAACATATTTCCAGAGGAGAACTTTGGTACGAGTTTATCATGGCACTGGGTTATCACTGTGAGTAAATGGCAAAACAAGGCACAGGTTTTGGAGATATATGGCAACCATTGCAGACAGAGCAAAGCCAAAGTCAAGGTTCTTCCCGAGGGCAATGTGGTCATCAAAGGGAGTTTTAAAAAGTCTAAAGGCAAGCTTGGGGAGCACCCGGAACGGTCAGACAAGTTTGAGCTCAGGCTATGCACTGCAGTGTATGAGGAAGACTTTCAGCTGGGCTACAGCATGACAGGAAGTCTGGTAGAGACGGGGAGATTTCCAGCCTCACATTTGGCTATTGTTAAGAGAAAGGGCTACTAA
- the LOC137393162 gene encoding pantothenate kinase 3-like: MSSKVFEDDKLTEYRVLAPFTWFGLDIGGSLTKLVYFEPNDIPDNDEDSSDIKKTVNIIHKYLSGNTAYGNTGVRDTHLEISIALGGYHGSMHFIRFPTSAMPAFIDLAKAKNFPLLATTVCATGGGAHKFSELYETNLKMRLRKIDELAALIRGIYYMDSVNANECFFFTDPTDDHLYAKHTYDFSNPYPYLCVNIGSGVSILAVTGANSFTRVGGTSIGGGTFLGLCAALTGCGSFEEAIDLASTGDNARCDKLVSDIYGGDYDKFSLPGHLVASSFGYMMDPERMKSASTADMARSCLAMITYNISSLARLNAEKLDMERVVFVGNFLRRNTLSMRLLSHAMDYWSKKSMKALFLQHEGYFGAVGSLLELINPQFTDQY, from the exons ATGTCTTCCAAAGTCTTTGAAGATGACAAATTGACAGAGTATCGTGTTTTGGCTC CATTCACCTGGTTTGGGCTGGATATCGGTGGCTCTCTCACAAAGCTCGTCTACTTCGAGCCAAATGACATTCCAGACAATGATGAAGATTCATCTGATATAAAGAAGACTGTCAACATTATACACAAGTACCTCTCCGGCAACACAGCCTATGGAAACACTGGTGTAAGAGACACACATTTAGAGATCAGTATAGCCTTAGGCGGCTACCATGGCTCGATGCATTTTATTCGGTTTCCAACGAGTGCCATGCCGGCTTTCATAGATCTAGCTAAAGCTAAAAACTTTCCTCTGCTGGCCACTACCGTCTGCGCTACCGGAGGAGGAGCACACAAGTTCTCTGAGCTGTACGAGACT aacCTTAAGATGAGGTTACGCAAGATAGATGAATTGGCAGCGCTGATCAGAGGGATCTACTACATGGACAGCGTGAATGCTAATGAGTGCTTCTTTTTCACCGACCCTACAGATGACCACTTATATGCAAAACATACATATGACTTTTCCAATCCTTATCCATATCTATGTGTCAATATTGGCTCTGGTGTTAGCATCTTGGCTGTGACTGGAGCCAACTCGTTCACACGGGTTGGTGGCACAAG TATCGGAGGAGGAACATTCCTCGGTTTGTGTGCTGCCTTGACTGGCTGTGGATCCTTTGAGGAAGCCATCGACTTGGCATCGACCGGTGACAATGCAAGATGTGACAAACTAGTCAGTGATATCTATGGCGGCGACTATGATAAGTTCAGCCTTCCAGGACATCTAGTAGCTAGTAG CTTTGGATATATGATGGACCCAGAGAGAATGAAGTCTGCAAGTACTGCTGACATGGCGAGGTCGTGTCTAGCTATGATCACATACAATATCTCTTCCCTCGCCAGGCTCAACGCTGAGAAACTG GATATGGAAAGAGTTGTGTTTGTTGGAAACTTTCTGAGGAGGAATACATTGTCGATGAGGCTGTTGTCTCATGCGATGGACTATTGGTCTAAGAAGTCTATGAAGGCATTATTCCTACAACATGAG GGCTACTTTGGAGCTGTTGGGTCTCTTTTGGAGTTAATTAACCCGCAGTTTACTGACCAGTACTAG